Proteins from a single region of Rhipicephalus sanguineus isolate Rsan-2018 chromosome 5, BIME_Rsan_1.4, whole genome shotgun sequence:
- the LOC119393559 gene encoding dermonecrotic toxin SPH, with protein sequence MNFTALLTDFLITSLFLLGNGSQTSDKITQLASKYRARLRPFYIIGHMANTVGDVDSFLEDGANAVEVDIEFAVNGTVVGTHHDTFPCECFRVCGKRTEIKNFLKHIRNITGKPSSRYAANMTLLFLDLKTSEIANGSKLTAGYTLAQNLVEHLWNGVQEKYLMNVMLSIGYVDDKDVLKGAICYLKKNKYYHLLRYVGYDVGMNGNLSKIKHMYEDLGITRHRWQGDGLMNCFRFLIPDSRLLEAISIRDSPIGYIEKVYYWTVDPPVYIENAIRTTIDGIITNEPANALFVVKTTFANEVRVADRSDSPWKKFTKPRKLTTKALDDDDALDEKFIKGLLPKCSDLRL encoded by the exons CCTTACTCACAGATTTTCTGATCACAAGTCTCTTTCTTTTAGGG aaTGGCAGCCAAACCTCTGATAAAATAACGCAATTG GCGTCAAAATATCGAGCCAGACTGCGACCGTTCTACATCATCGGCCACATGGCCAACACGGTGGGAGACGTCGATTCGTTCCTTGAGGACGGTGCCAATGCCGTTGAAGTTGACATTGAGTTCGCGGTGAACGGCACTGTGGTGGGGACACACCACGACACCTTTCCTTGCGAATGTTTTCGGGTGTGTGGCAAGCGAACCGAGATCAAAAACTTCCTAAAGCACATCCGCAACATTACCGGCAAAC CAAGCTCTCGCTACGCCGCCAACATGACACTCCTTTTTCTTGACTTGAAAACTTCCGAAATTGCCAATGGGTCCAAGCTCACTGCCGGCTATACACTTGCTCAGAATCTTGTTGAGCATCTTTGGAATGGTG TGCAAGAAAAGTACCTGATGAACGTCATGCTTTCCATTGGTTACGTTGACGACAAGGACGTCCTGAAAGGAGCCATTTGCTATTTAAAGAAGAATAAATATTATCACCTTCTTCGCTACGTCG GTTACGACGTCGGTATGAACGGCAATCTAAGCAAAATCAAGCACATGTACGAGGACTTGGGCATCACGCGTCACCGGTGGCAAGGCGATGGTCTTATGAACTGCTTTAGATTTTTGATACCAGACAGTAGGCTGCTAGAAGCAATCAGCATACGCGATAGCCCGATCGGTTATATTGAGAAAGTATACTACTGGACCGTTGATCCACCTGTGTATATAGAGAATGCCATAAG AACTACCATTGACGGCATCATTACCAACGAGCCCGCAAACGCACTTTTCGTTGTGAAAACGACGTTTGCAAATGAAGTGAGGGTCGCCGATCGTAGTGACAGCCCATGGAAAAAATTTACGAAGCCCCGCAAGTTGACGACTAAAGCGTTGGACGATGACGACGCACTTGACGAGAAATTTATCAAAGGGTTATTACCAAAATGCTCCGACTTGCGGCTTTAG